The Lynx canadensis isolate LIC74 chromosome D1, mLynCan4.pri.v2, whole genome shotgun sequence genome has a segment encoding these proteins:
- the LOC115526315 gene encoding olfactory receptor 6-like, translated as MLGKNITLVSEFILVGFPTAPWLQVLLFFLFLVVYLLVIIENLIIMLTVWITGSLHKPMYYFLSSLSFLEVWYVSVTVPKMLDGFLLQKRRISFTGCMTQLYFFISLACTECVLLATMAYDRYVAICHPLQYPVIMTTGCCVQLVAFSYVSGFMVSVIKVYFISHVAFCGSNVMNHFFCDISPILKLACKDMSTAELVDFALAIVILVFPLITTVLSYVYIVSTILRIPSTQGRKKAFSTCASHLTVVIIYYTAMIFMYVRPRAIASFNSNKLISAVYAVLTPMLNPFIYCLRNQEVKNAVKKTMGVGQCLLLS; from the coding sequence ATGCTGGGGAAAAACATCACTCTGGTCAGTGAATTCATCTTGGTGGGCTTCCCCACTGCCCCATGGCTACAAGTcctgctcttcttcctcttccttgtggTCTACTTGCTGGTGATAATAGAGAATCTTATCATCATGCTCACTGTTTGGATCACTGGCTCCCTCCATAAGCCCATGTACTATTTCCTGAGTAGCTTGTCCTTTCTGGAGGTCTGGTATGTCTCTGTCACAGTCCCCAAGATGCTGGATGGATTCCTTTTGCAGAAACGGCGCATCTCCTTCACAGGTTGCATGACCCAGCTCTACTTCTTTATCTCGCTCGCCTGCACAGAGTGTGTGCTTCTGGCAaccatggcctatgaccgctatgtggccatttGCCACCCTCTCCAATACCCAGTCATTATGACCACAGGTTGTTGTGTACAGCTGGTGGCGTTCTCCTATGTAAGTGGTTTCATGGTCTCTGTCATcaaagtttatttcatttcacatgTTGCCTTTTGTGGTTCTAATGTCATGAACCACTTTTTCTGTGATATCTCACCAATCCTTAAGCTGGCTTGCAAAGACATGTCCACAGCTGAGCTAGTGGactttgctttggctattgtcattCTTGTCTTCCCACTCATCACCACTGTCCTTTCCTATGTATACATTGTCTCCACCATTCTGCGGATACCCTCCacccagggaaggaagaaagcctTTTCCACCTGTGCATCCCACCTCACTGTGGTCATAATTTATTATACAGCcatgatttttatgtatgttcGGCCCAGAGCTATTGCATCATTTAATTCCAACAAACTAATCTCAGCTGTGTACGCAGTCCTCACACCCATGCTAAATCCCTTCATCTACTGCCTTAGAAACCAGGAAGTAAAAAATGCTGTCAAAAAGACCATGGGGGTTGGGCAGTGCCTCCTGCTTAGCTAA